From the genome of Campylobacter magnus:
CCTTTACTAACTCTGAAAACGCAGAAGAAAAAGCTGGCTTTAAAGACCTTTATAGCATGTTTTTATACTATTTTTCTACTGATAGTGCGCCTAGTTCGCCGCTGCCTTTTAATCACTTGTTAAAAAGCGATTTTGACATTACTCCAGCGGACTTTGGGCTATACTGGCTGGGGCATGGTAGTATTTTGGCTGAGATTGATGGTGCTAGGGTGCTTGTTGATCCAGTTTTTGGCTCTGCTTCGCCCCTGCCTTTTGTGCTGCGCCGCCTAGTGCCTGCGCCCCTAACGGCTAAAAACCTGCCAAAAATAGATATTTTGCTAATCACACATGATCACTACGACCACCTTGAAAGAAGCACTATAGAGACTGCCTTTGTGCGCCACTATATCGTGCCTTTGGGGCTAAAGGACACGCTCATTGGCTGGGGTGTGGATGAAAATAAAATCACCGAGCTTGGCTGGTGGGAGAGTAGCGAAATCATGGGACTAAAAATAACTGCCACGCCAGCACTTCACAGCAGCGGCAGAAGCTGGTTTTCAAAAAATCAAAGCCTGTGGAACAGCTACGCTCTAACTAGCAAGAGCAAAAAAATATTTTTTGGTGGGGATGGGGCGTATGGGGCGTATTTTGCTAGTATTGGCAGAGAATTTCAGGGCTTTGATATCGCT
Proteins encoded in this window:
- a CDS encoding MBL fold metallo-hydrolase, with protein sequence MLKTLIKKAFVYLIILFILALVFAGFFIWRELGKGPSKAALASFSRYEYFKNGTFTNSENAEEKAGFKDLYSMFLYYFSTDSAPSSPLPFNHLLKSDFDITPADFGLYWLGHGSILAEIDGARVLVDPVFGSASPLPFVLRRLVPAPLTAKNLPKIDILLITHDHYDHLERSTIETAFVRHYIVPLGLKDTLIGWGVDENKITELGWWESSEIMGLKITATPALHSSGRSWFSKNQSLWNSYALTSKSKKIFFGGDGAYGAYFASIGREFQGFDIACLSISGSPGSLSLEPSSALKAANDLGAKALLPVHWGTFNADLKPWSADIEELYSIKGEQNVLTPLLGQRFDEKSPTKPWWRVVR